The following are encoded together in the Anaerolineae bacterium genome:
- a CDS encoding alpha-mannosidase, which produces MYHEIRWTEQKIGRRLDLIASRQYRLRLPLPSFRFLALDGPQVLPPVAPDVDDRGWEVVAPQSYWGHWQQDFVMRTRFSVPADWPSEAPAALFLPLGVAGSFSHPEALAYIDGEAVAACDRHHQEIVLPAVWRDGQEHVLALHGWTGNAESTNPAQPYMAVPAVVLIDQPTRDFVALARVALGAVRLYEPHNPARDRLLNALDAAFKALDLREPLGDAFYASVPGALECLRSGVEQAGVPMDVDVISVGHAHIDVAWLWTLGQTRRKAGRTFQNVIRLMDQFPEYRFTQSQPQLYEFVRQDYPALFEAIRRRVAEGRWEPIGGMWVEADCNISGAESLARQFILGRRFFREHFGAGAETPVLWLPDVFGYAWALPQLIKQAGLEYFFTIKIGWSQYNRLPYDSFWWQGLDGTRVLTHFSTTPEEHDIHSRATYNAAATPLAVYGTWLNSQHKESQRTHLMSYGYGDGGGGPTREMLENVRAMANLPGMPRTQFGRVGDFFRRLEAESGAQLPVWNGELYLELHRGTYTTQGRNKRANRKSEFLLHDAEFLAVLAGLLNPAAVYPAATLDEAWHTVCLNQFHDVIPGSSITAVYEESQAQYREVFRTAIQVRDDALGQIAPQIGGDILLANPIAFAREDLVFWPETLPAGHHLVRPDGRAVMTQPVEGGLWLAPGVLPPLSVTPLVVASGEVEPPQTGLEVAPDRLENAYVRVEFNRAGDIARIYDKVNRREVLPAGAVANQFQAFEDRPLNWDAWDIDIFYDDRMWLAEPAESIEVVEAGPLRAALKITRRILNSPYEQIISLAYNSPRLDITTNIDWRERSVLLKAAFPVDVLSPVATYEIQYGNVQRPTHRNTSWDWARFEVVAQKWVDLSEGDYGVSLLNDCKYGHDIRDNVIRISLLRGPSQPDPVADLGAHTFTYSLLPHAGSWDERTIAAAYALNDPVVAARGTGRAVEHTPAALEGMLRLDRSNIVIETIKQAEDGRGVIVRFYEARRQRGPLSLTASFPLAEAWLTNLLEEDQTRLEVDGNRVTMSIRPYQIVTLRLIPA; this is translated from the coding sequence CCCGGCAATACCGGCTGCGCCTGCCTTTGCCATCGTTCCGCTTTCTGGCGTTGGATGGCCCCCAGGTGCTGCCGCCGGTAGCCCCGGATGTGGACGATCGCGGCTGGGAGGTGGTTGCCCCGCAATCCTACTGGGGGCACTGGCAGCAGGATTTTGTGATGCGCACCCGCTTCAGCGTCCCGGCGGATTGGCCGTCGGAAGCGCCGGCGGCGCTATTCCTGCCGCTTGGTGTGGCCGGGAGCTTCAGCCATCCGGAAGCGCTGGCGTACATCGACGGGGAGGCGGTAGCCGCTTGCGACCGTCATCATCAGGAGATCGTCCTGCCAGCGGTGTGGCGCGACGGGCAGGAACATGTCCTGGCGCTGCATGGGTGGACGGGCAACGCCGAATCCACCAATCCGGCCCAGCCCTATATGGCTGTCCCGGCGGTTGTGCTGATCGACCAGCCCACCCGCGATTTCGTGGCACTGGCCCGTGTGGCGCTTGGCGCAGTACGGTTATATGAGCCGCATAACCCGGCCCGCGATCGCTTGCTCAACGCACTTGATGCTGCCTTCAAAGCGCTTGATCTGCGCGAGCCACTGGGTGATGCCTTCTACGCCAGCGTGCCCGGCGCTCTGGAGTGCCTGCGGTCCGGCGTCGAACAGGCCGGTGTGCCGATGGATGTCGACGTGATCAGCGTGGGGCACGCCCATATTGACGTGGCCTGGCTGTGGACGCTGGGCCAGACCCGCCGCAAAGCCGGGCGTACCTTCCAGAATGTCATCCGCCTGATGGATCAGTTCCCGGAATATCGTTTTACCCAGAGCCAGCCCCAGCTTTACGAGTTCGTGCGGCAGGACTACCCGGCGCTTTTTGAGGCTATCCGGAGGCGGGTGGCCGAAGGGCGCTGGGAACCGATCGGCGGGATGTGGGTGGAGGCGGACTGCAACATCAGCGGGGCGGAATCGCTGGCCCGCCAGTTTATACTGGGACGCCGCTTCTTCCGGGAACATTTCGGCGCGGGGGCGGAAACGCCTGTGCTGTGGCTGCCGGACGTGTTCGGTTATGCCTGGGCGTTGCCGCAACTGATCAAGCAGGCCGGGCTGGAATACTTCTTCACCATCAAGATCGGTTGGAGCCAGTACAACCGCCTGCCGTACGATAGCTTCTGGTGGCAGGGCCTGGACGGTACACGGGTGTTGACGCATTTCAGCACCACGCCGGAAGAGCACGATATTCACAGCCGGGCCACCTATAACGCTGCAGCGACTCCACTGGCCGTCTATGGTACGTGGCTGAATTCCCAGCACAAGGAAAGCCAGCGTACCCACCTGATGAGCTACGGCTATGGCGATGGTGGCGGCGGCCCGACCCGCGAGATGCTGGAGAACGTCCGCGCCATGGCGAACCTGCCGGGGATGCCGCGTACGCAGTTTGGCCGCGTGGGGGACTTCTTCCGGCGGCTGGAAGCGGAATCCGGGGCGCAATTGCCCGTCTGGAATGGCGAGTTATACCTGGAGTTGCACCGGGGGACGTATACGACCCAGGGCCGCAACAAACGTGCCAACCGCAAGAGCGAGTTCCTGTTGCACGACGCCGAATTCCTGGCGGTGCTGGCGGGGTTGTTGAATCCGGCGGCTGTCTACCCCGCCGCGACGCTGGATGAGGCCTGGCATACCGTGTGCCTGAACCAGTTCCACGACGTGATTCCTGGCAGTAGCATTACCGCCGTATATGAGGAGTCACAGGCGCAATACCGGGAGGTGTTCCGGACGGCAATTCAGGTGCGGGATGACGCCTTGGGGCAGATCGCCCCGCAGATCGGCGGCGACATCCTGCTGGCTAATCCCATTGCGTTTGCGCGGGAAGACCTGGTCTTCTGGCCGGAGACGCTTCCGGCTGGTCACCACCTGGTGCGTCCGGATGGACGGGCCGTAATGACACAGCCGGTCGAAGGTGGCTTGTGGCTGGCCCCCGGCGTGCTTCCGCCGCTGAGCGTCACCCCGCTGGTCGTCGCTTCTGGCGAGGTTGAACCGCCGCAGACAGGGCTGGAGGTCGCGCCTGACCGGCTGGAGAACGCCTATGTACGCGTGGAATTCAACCGTGCTGGGGATATCGCGCGCATCTATGATAAGGTCAACCGTCGCGAGGTGCTGCCCGCCGGGGCGGTCGCCAACCAGTTCCAGGCTTTTGAAGACCGGCCTCTGAACTGGGATGCCTGGGATATCGACATCTTCTACGATGATCGGATGTGGCTGGCCGAACCGGCAGAAAGCATTGAGGTTGTGGAAGCAGGGCCGTTGCGGGCGGCGCTGAAGATCACCCGACGCATCCTGAACAGCCCTTATGAGCAGATTATCTCACTGGCCTACAACAGCCCGCGCCTGGACATCACCACCAATATCGACTGGCGGGAGCGCAGTGTGCTGCTCAAAGCCGCCTTCCCGGTCGATGTGCTTTCGCCGGTAGCTACGTACGAGATTCAGTACGGCAACGTGCAGCGACCGACCCATCGCAACACCAGCTGGGACTGGGCGCGTTTTGAGGTCGTGGCCCAGAAATGGGTGGACCTCAGCGAAGGCGACTATGGCGTCAGCCTGCTCAATGACTGCAAGTATGGCCATGACATCCGCGACAACGTGATCCGGATCAGTTTGCTGCGCGGCCCCAGCCAGCCGGATCCGGTGGCGGACCTCGGCGCTCATACCTTCACGTACAGCCTGCTCCCGCATGCAGGCAGCTGGGATGAGCGGACGATCGCCGCTGCCTATGCGCTGAACGACCCGGTTGTGGCAGCCAGAGGCACTGGCCGGGCGGTGGAGCACACGCCTGCTGCCCTGGAGGGGATGCTGCGTCTGGATCGATCGAACATCGTGATCGAAACGATCAAGCAGGCGGAAGATGGGCGGGGCGTGATCGTCCGCTTCTACGAAGCCCGTCGCCAGCGCGGCCCGCTGAGCCTGACGGCGTCCTTCCCGCTGGCTGAAGCCTGGCTCACCAATCTGCTGGAGGAAGACCAGACGCGGCTGGAAGTGGACGGCAACCGTGTGACGATGTCCATCAGGCCATACCAGATCGTTACGCTGCGCCTGATCCCGGCCTAG
- the murQ gene encoding N-acetylmuramic acid 6-phosphate etherase, which yields MLTEQQNPRSMDIDRRSTLEILQIMNDEDATVALAVRRVLPAIAQAVDVITARLQQGGRLFYVGAGTSGRLGVLDAAECVPTFSVPPEMVQGLIAGGYRALIEAVEGAEDDRDAGRRDLLARDLNALDAVVGIAASGNTPYVVGALEYANEIGAATIALTCNSPALMLDTAQIAIPVLTGPEVITGSTRLKAGTAQKMVLNMLSTATMIRLGKVYGNLMVDVKVTNQKLARRARRIVSQVTGLSEEEAAVLLTRADNQVKVAILIGLLGISPEDARARLVAADGRLSAIIPAPEG from the coding sequence ATGCTTACCGAGCAACAGAATCCCCGTAGTATGGATATCGACCGCCGCTCCACGCTTGAAATCCTCCAGATCATGAATGATGAGGATGCGACGGTTGCCCTGGCGGTGCGGCGGGTGCTACCGGCTATTGCCCAGGCGGTGGATGTGATCACCGCACGCTTGCAACAGGGAGGGCGCCTTTTCTACGTGGGGGCCGGGACGAGCGGCCGCCTGGGCGTGCTGGATGCAGCGGAGTGCGTACCCACTTTTAGTGTCCCACCAGAGATGGTACAGGGCCTGATCGCCGGAGGATACCGGGCGCTGATCGAGGCGGTGGAAGGTGCAGAAGATGACCGGGACGCGGGGCGGCGCGACCTGCTGGCCCGCGACCTCAATGCGCTGGATGCTGTGGTGGGCATTGCAGCCAGCGGCAATACCCCCTATGTGGTCGGGGCGCTGGAATATGCTAACGAAATCGGCGCGGCGACGATCGCGCTTACCTGCAATAGCCCGGCCCTGATGCTGGATACGGCTCAGATCGCTATCCCGGTGCTGACCGGCCCGGAGGTGATCACCGGCTCTACCCGTCTCAAGGCAGGTACGGCGCAGAAGATGGTCCTGAACATGCTCTCTACCGCTACCATGATCCGGTTGGGCAAGGTCTATGGCAACCTCATGGTGGATGTGAAGGTTACCAACCAGAAACTGGCCCGGCGCGCCCGGCGGATTGTCAGCCAGGTGACCGGTCTCAGCGAGGAAGAGGCCGCTGTCCTGCTCACCAGGGCGGACAACCAGGTCAAGGTGGCGATCCTGATCGGGCTACTGGGCATCTCGCCGGAAGATGCGCGAGCCAGGCTGGTGGCGGCTGATGGCCGCCTGAGCGCGATCATCCCTGCCCCAGAGGGCTAG